The following are encoded together in the Bacteroidia bacterium genome:
- a CDS encoding M28 family peptidase, translating into MKLKHICKGLLLFVALHLISCQKGLKMQNQDTENLPDKNATNPAKDVYVGQFNADSAYFFLEKQVSFGPRVPNTLAHNLCGAYLVTTLSRFADKVYEQKATVIAYNGSPLPLYNIIGVFNPTHKRRILLTAHWDSRHTTDQDTDKTKAVLGANDGASGVAVLLEIARLLKQHPIQNIGVDILLNDVEDYGAPEGYQPEKEDTYCLGSQYWAKNPHIKDYTAEYAIVLDMVGGKNATFYREQISDETARALVDKIWNKAAQLGYGIYFLNEKSNVVIDDHLYIYKIANIPAIDIIDYNPSRPKGFPEYWHTQRDNLSNIDKNTLKAVGQTIYAVLREM; encoded by the coding sequence ATGAAATTGAAACATATTTGTAAAGGACTACTATTGTTTGTAGCACTCCACTTGATAAGCTGCCAAAAGGGCTTGAAAATGCAAAATCAAGATACGGAAAATTTACCTGATAAAAACGCTACCAACCCAGCAAAAGATGTGTACGTAGGCCAGTTCAATGCCGATTCAGCATATTTTTTTCTTGAAAAACAAGTCAGTTTTGGTCCGCGTGTACCCAACACACTTGCGCATAACCTGTGCGGTGCATACTTAGTTACCACTTTATCTCGTTTTGCAGATAAGGTATATGAACAAAAAGCCACCGTAATAGCGTATAACGGTTCACCTTTACCTTTGTACAATATCATAGGTGTTTTTAATCCTACCCATAAAAGAAGAATACTTCTTACTGCACATTGGGACTCTCGCCATACTACAGACCAAGACACAGATAAAACTAAAGCGGTTTTAGGTGCTAACGATGGTGCAAGTGGCGTGGCTGTTTTATTAGAAATAGCCCGATTGTTAAAGCAACATCCAATTCAAAATATAGGTGTAGATATTTTGCTCAACGATGTAGAAGACTACGGCGCTCCCGAAGGCTATCAACCTGAAAAAGAGGATACCTATTGTTTAGGCAGTCAATATTGGGCAAAAAATCCACATATCAAAGACTATACTGCGGAGTATGCTATTGTTTTAGATATGGTAGGTGGTAAAAATGCTACGTTTTATCGCGAACAAATATCAGATGAAACTGCACGTGCATTAGTAGATAAAATTTGGAATAAAGCAGCTCAATTAGGTTACGGAATTTATTTTCTAAACGAAAAAAGTAATGTAGTGATTGATGACCATTTGTACATTTACAAAATAGCAAATATCCCAGCAATTGATATTATTGACTACAATCCTAGCCGCCCCAAAGGTTTTCCTGAATATTGGCATACTCAACGAGATAACCTTTCTAACATAGATAAAAACACGCTAAAAGCTGTGGGACAAACCATTTATGCAGTGTTGAGAGAAATGTAG